From the genome of Miscanthus floridulus cultivar M001 chromosome 10, ASM1932011v1, whole genome shotgun sequence, one region includes:
- the LOC136487332 gene encoding uncharacterized protein has product MYIILGYTNELSVCLQRREQDILNAISLVNVAKKRMQELRSNGWHNFLERVTSFCDKHGVDVPAMDGDYVPYGKSVRKARARKQTNDDHFRREVYIGVIDQISQELDYRFDEINMELLSCMAAFNPSNSFESFDARKLRRLAEFYPKDFSNNNLLRLELQLDNYIDDIRQDDRFKGLENIVDLSVKLVQTKRHKVYDMVYQLLKLVLLLPVATASVERVFSAMVLVKTKLRNKMGDSLLDDCLVTFIERDIFFEVDEDDIIETFMSLRKRRIKMSAK; this is encoded by the coding sequence ATGTATATTATTCTTGGATACACAAATGAGTTATCTGTGTGTTTGCAAAGAAGAGAgcaagatattcttaatgcaatatcacttgttaatgtggcaaagaAAAGAATGCAAGAATTGAGGTCTAATGGTTGGCATAATTTTCTTGAGAGGGTCACCTCATTTTGTGATAAACATGGTGTTGATGTTCCTGCTATGGATGGTGATTATGTTCCTTATGGAAAATCAGTAAGGAAAGCTCGTGCTCGAAAGCAAACCAATGATGACCACTTCAGAAGAGAGGTATAtattggtgtcattgatcaaataAGTCAAGAACTTGATTATCGGTTTGATGAGATTAATATGGAGTTGTTGTCTTGTATGGCGGCCTTCAATCCTTCTAACTCATTTGAGTCTTTTGATGCACGGAAGCTACGTAGATTAGCTGAATTCTACCCAAAAGACTTCtcaaataataatttgctcaGACTTGAATTGCAGCtagataattatattgatgacatcaggCAGGATGATAGATTCAAAGGTCTAGAAaatattgttgatctctcagttaagcttgttCAAACAAAGAGGCATAAAGTGTATGATATGGTTTATCAGCTTctcaaattggtattgcttctacccgtggcaacggcaagtgttgaaagggtattttctgcgATGGTTTTAGTGAAAACAAAGCTACGAAATAAGATGGGAGATAGTCTTTtggatgattgtctagtcactttcattgagcgagatattttttttgaagttgatgaagatgatataattgAGACATTTATGTCCCTTCGAAAGCGTCGAATAAAAATGTCGGCAAAATAA